The following are encoded in a window of Thermoanaerobacter ethanolicus JW 200 genomic DNA:
- the hisA gene encoding 1-(5-phosphoribosyl)-5-[(5-phosphoribosylamino)methylideneamino]imidazole-4-carboxamide isomerase — protein sequence MILIPAIDIMEGKCVRLTKGDFNTKEVYYENPVDVAKMWEELGAKRIHVVDLDGAKQGHLVNGKVIEQIIKNCKAEIEVGGGIRNRETIDYLFSAGVKYVILGSAAIYDKDLLLYSLSNYGERTIVGIDSKNGEVAVSGWLEKTKIKDMELAKKMKEIGVKTIIFTDISKDGTLNGPNFKALENILKTGVQVIASGGISSIEDLKKLKEMGAYGAIIGKALYIGKINFKSALEVI from the coding sequence ATGATTTTAATACCTGCAATTGATATCATGGAAGGAAAATGTGTAAGGCTTACAAAAGGAGATTTTAATACCAAAGAGGTTTATTATGAAAATCCCGTTGACGTAGCTAAAATGTGGGAGGAATTAGGAGCAAAGAGAATTCATGTGGTAGATTTAGATGGTGCAAAACAAGGTCATTTGGTAAATGGTAAGGTCATTGAACAGATTATAAAAAACTGTAAAGCCGAGATAGAAGTAGGTGGAGGAATAAGGAATAGAGAAACTATCGATTATCTTTTTTCTGCAGGTGTTAAGTATGTAATTTTAGGTTCGGCGGCAATATATGACAAAGACCTTCTTCTTTATTCCCTTTCCAATTACGGAGAAAGGACGATAGTGGGTATAGATTCAAAGAATGGAGAAGTTGCCGTAAGTGGATGGCTTGAAAAGACTAAAATAAAAGATATGGAGTTAGCTAAAAAAATGAAAGAAATAGGAGTAAAAACGATAATTTTCACTGATATTTCTAAAGATGGAACTCTTAATGGACCAAATTTTAAAGCTTTAGAAAATATTTTAAAAACAGGTGTTCAAGTGATAGCATCAGGAGGAATATCCTCAATTGAGGATTTAAAAAAGCTTAAAGAGATGGGAGCATATGGTGCGATAATTGGAAAAGCCTTATATATTGGAAAAATAAACTTTAAAAGTGCTTTGGAGGTAATATAA
- the hisH gene encoding imidazole glycerol phosphate synthase subunit HisH has protein sequence MIGIIDYGMGNLRSVEKAFEYVGYEAKIIKDVASVKEAHALVLPGVGAFPDAMDTLIKTGMFEEIKRQIDKGKLFLGICLGMQLLFEKGFEIEETEGFKIFKGQVIELPKHNKIPHMGWNSLEIKRETPLLKGVENGDYAYFVHSYYIANNEEKYVYAVTDYGVQIPAVIIKDNVFSCQFHPEKSGKVGLKILKNFGEMAK, from the coding sequence TTGATAGGGATTATTGACTATGGAATGGGAAATTTAAGAAGTGTAGAAAAAGCATTTGAATACGTAGGCTATGAGGCAAAAATTATAAAAGATGTAGCTTCGGTAAAAGAGGCTCATGCATTAGTTCTTCCTGGAGTGGGAGCTTTTCCTGATGCGATGGATACTCTCATTAAAACAGGTATGTTTGAAGAGATAAAAAGACAAATTGACAAAGGTAAGTTGTTTCTTGGGATATGTTTGGGGATGCAGCTTTTATTTGAAAAGGGTTTTGAGATAGAAGAAACTGAGGGCTTTAAGATTTTTAAAGGGCAAGTAATAGAACTTCCAAAGCATAATAAAATTCCTCACATGGGATGGAATAGTCTTGAAATAAAAAGAGAAACTCCACTTCTTAAAGGAGTGGAGAATGGAGATTATGCGTATTTTGTCCATTCTTATTATATAGCCAACAATGAGGAGAAATATGTGTATGCAGTGACTGATTATGGTGTTCAGATTCCTGCAGTTATAATTAAAGACAATGTTTTTTCTTGTCAATTCCATCCTGAGAAGAGCGGAAAAGTGGGACTTAAAATCTTAAAGAATTTTGGAGAGATGGCAAAATGA
- the hisB gene encoding imidazoleglycerol-phosphate dehydratase HisB, whose product MRKAEVKRKTKETDIYVELNIDGKGNYDIATGIGFFDHMLSLFARHGLFDLKVVAKGDLEVDTHHTVEDVGIVLGNAFLKACGDKKSIKRFSTFYVPMDEALVRVSVDISGRPFLYCDLPLKAEKVGNFETENVEEFLRAFAYNFGITLHVELLHGGNSHHIIEATFKALGRALDEALKIDERVEGIPSTKGIL is encoded by the coding sequence ATGAGGAAGGCGGAAGTTAAAAGAAAAACTAAAGAGACGGATATATACGTTGAACTTAATATTGACGGAAAAGGAAATTATGACATAGCTACAGGAATAGGTTTTTTTGACCACATGCTTTCTTTATTTGCCAGGCATGGACTTTTTGATTTAAAAGTGGTGGCAAAAGGAGATTTAGAGGTAGACACTCATCACACTGTTGAAGACGTAGGTATTGTATTGGGTAATGCTTTTTTAAAGGCTTGTGGAGATAAAAAGTCTATAAAAAGGTTTAGCACTTTTTATGTACCCATGGACGAAGCCTTAGTGAGAGTTTCTGTAGACATAAGTGGAAGGCCTTTTTTATACTGTGATTTGCCTTTAAAAGCTGAAAAAGTTGGAAATTTTGAAACGGAAAATGTGGAGGAATTTTTGAGAGCCTTTGCTTACAACTTTGGCATTACACTGCATGTAGAACTTTTGCACGGCGGTAACAGTCATCACATTATAGAGGCAACTTTTAAAGCACTGGGGAGGGCTCTTGATGAAGCGCTAAAGATAGATGAAAGGGTAGAAGGGATACCTTCTACTAAAGGGATTTTATAA
- the hisC gene encoding histidinol-phosphate transaminase produces the protein MIENLVREEIKGFKNYEVHSIPYRYKMDANETPFELPEEVIKNIQEIVKSSQVNVYPDPTAEKLKEELARYCGVVPTNIFVGNGSDEIIHLIMLAFINKGDVVAYPHPSFAMYSVYSKIAGAIEIRVKLKEDYTYDVGSFTEVIEKYRPKLVFLCNPNNPTGSVIEREDIIKIIQKSNGIVVVDEAYFEFYGNTIVDAINEFENLIVLRTLSKAFGLAGLRVGYAVANENILKYLNLVKSPYNINSLSQVIALKVLRTGVLKERINYILEERERLIKELGKIPGVKVYPSKTNFILVKFKDAGYVYKGLLEQGILVRDFSKVEGLEGALRITVSSCEANDYLINGLKELLL, from the coding sequence ATGATTGAGAATTTGGTGAGAGAAGAAATTAAGGGATTTAAAAATTATGAAGTGCACAGTATTCCCTACAGATATAAGATGGATGCAAATGAAACGCCTTTTGAACTTCCTGAAGAAGTGATAAAAAATATTCAAGAGATTGTAAAATCTTCTCAAGTAAATGTATATCCAGACCCTACTGCAGAAAAGTTAAAAGAAGAATTGGCACGATATTGTGGAGTAGTGCCTACAAACATATTTGTGGGAAATGGCTCGGATGAGATAATCCACCTTATTATGCTGGCTTTCATAAACAAAGGTGATGTGGTAGCATATCCTCATCCTTCTTTTGCTATGTACAGTGTATATAGCAAAATTGCAGGAGCCATTGAAATACGTGTAAAATTAAAAGAAGATTATACTTATGATGTGGGGAGTTTCACGGAAGTTATAGAAAAATATCGGCCTAAATTAGTGTTTTTGTGTAACCCTAATAACCCAACAGGAAGTGTTATAGAAAGAGAAGATATAATTAAAATAATACAAAAGAGCAATGGAATTGTAGTTGTTGACGAAGCTTATTTTGAGTTTTATGGTAATACAATTGTAGATGCTATAAATGAATTTGAAAACTTGATTGTTTTAAGGACCTTATCTAAGGCTTTTGGACTTGCCGGTTTGAGAGTAGGATATGCTGTAGCTAACGAGAATATTTTAAAGTATTTAAACCTTGTGAAATCACCTTATAACATTAACTCTTTATCTCAGGTAATAGCTTTGAAGGTTTTAAGGACAGGTGTTTTAAAAGAAAGAATTAACTACATTTTAGAAGAAAGAGAGCGTCTTATAAAAGAGCTAGGCAAAATTCCTGGCGTTAAAGTTTATCCCTCAAAAACGAATTTTATATTGGTAAAATTTAAAGATGCAGGTTATGTATACAAAGGACTTTTAGAACAAGGAATTTTGGTGAGGGATTTTTCAAAGGTAGAAGGGCTTGAAGGAGCTTTAAGGATAACAGTGAGTAGTTGCGAGGCTAATGATTATTTAATAAATGGGTTAAAGGAGTTATTGCTATGA
- the hisD gene encoding histidinol dehydrogenase codes for MIEIFDFRKGIDNGILQKLHNRSKLENKEIAKKVEEIISNVRERKDKALFEYTYMFDGINLDKSTVKVTKEEIKNAYKEVEGEFLKAIDKAIKNITEFHEKQKQSTWMDFKEGIVYGQIVRPLSQVGIYVPGGTAAYPSSVLMNGIPAKVAGVEKIVMVSPAGKKGINPYVLVAADKIGIEDIYKVGGAQAVAALAFGTESIPKVDKIVGPGNIFVAMAKRALYGHVDIDMVAGPSEVLVIADESANPKYVAADLLSQAEHDAMASSILVTTSLEVAQQVKIEIERQMEYLERKEIIEESLKNFGAIIVVNDLQEAIGIANDIAPEHLELNISNAFEIIGEVKNAGAVFVGEYSPEPLGDYLAGPNHVLPTSGTARFFSPLSVTDFIKKMNILYYSKDSLREVKEDVITLANSEGLTAHANSIKVRF; via the coding sequence ATGATTGAGATATTTGATTTTCGAAAGGGAATTGACAATGGTATTTTACAAAAGCTTCACAACAGAAGTAAATTAGAGAATAAAGAAATAGCAAAAAAAGTGGAAGAAATAATTTCAAACGTAAGAGAGAGAAAAGACAAGGCTTTGTTTGAGTATACTTACATGTTTGACGGAATAAATCTTGACAAAAGTACTGTAAAAGTTACGAAAGAGGAAATAAAAAATGCTTATAAAGAAGTGGAAGGAGAATTTTTAAAAGCGATTGACAAAGCTATCAAAAACATAACAGAATTTCATGAAAAGCAAAAACAGTCTACATGGATGGATTTTAAAGAAGGTATAGTTTATGGGCAGATAGTAAGACCTCTTTCTCAAGTTGGGATTTATGTGCCGGGGGGAACTGCTGCATATCCTTCTTCAGTTTTGATGAATGGAATACCTGCAAAGGTGGCTGGTGTAGAGAAAATAGTGATGGTTTCTCCGGCTGGTAAGAAGGGAATAAACCCTTATGTGTTAGTGGCTGCAGACAAGATAGGAATAGAGGATATATATAAAGTTGGAGGCGCACAGGCTGTTGCAGCCTTGGCCTTTGGTACAGAGTCAATACCTAAGGTGGATAAAATAGTTGGCCCGGGAAATATTTTTGTCGCAATGGCTAAAAGAGCCCTTTACGGACATGTGGATATTGATATGGTGGCAGGCCCCAGTGAAGTTTTGGTAATAGCAGATGAGAGCGCTAATCCTAAATATGTGGCGGCGGATCTGTTGTCACAGGCAGAACACGATGCAATGGCATCTTCAATACTTGTCACAACATCTTTGGAGGTTGCACAACAAGTAAAAATAGAAATTGAAAGGCAAATGGAATATCTTGAAAGGAAAGAAATAATTGAAGAGTCATTAAAAAATTTTGGTGCGATAATTGTTGTAAATGATTTACAAGAAGCAATTGGTATTGCAAACGACATAGCTCCAGAGCATTTAGAGCTTAACATTTCCAATGCCTTTGAAATAATTGGTGAAGTCAAGAATGCAGGAGCAGTCTTTGTGGGAGAATATTCTCCAGAACCCTTAGGGGACTACCTTGCTGGCCCTAACCATGTGCTTCCTACTAGTGGAACAGCAAGGTTTTTCTCGCCTCTTTCTGTGACGGACTTTATCAAAAAGATGAATATTCTCTATTATTCTAAGGATTCTTTGAGAGAGGTAAAAGAGGATGTAATAACTTTAGCAAATTCAGAAGGGCTTACCGCTCATGCTAATTCTATAAAAGTGAGGTTTTAA
- the hisG gene encoding ATP phosphoribosyltransferase, with protein sequence MENISIALPKGRMADSAITLFEKAGIAENILKDISRKLVVNDHKNLMKFMLVKPMDVPTYVEHGAADLGICGKDILLEQKKDCYEVLDLKFGFCKMVVAGPKEAKDSFLTNKRVATKFPNIAEEFFRQKGENVEIIKLNGSVELAPIVGLSEVIVDIVETGNTLRENGLIVIEEIFPSSARLIVNKASLKTKSQRIKEIIIKLKEVVETFKEV encoded by the coding sequence ATGGAAAATATTTCTATTGCACTGCCAAAAGGTAGAATGGCAGATAGTGCTATAACTTTGTTTGAAAAGGCAGGAATTGCTGAGAATATTTTAAAAGATATTTCTCGAAAACTTGTTGTTAATGACCATAAAAATTTAATGAAGTTTATGTTGGTAAAGCCGATGGATGTGCCCACATATGTAGAACACGGGGCAGCTGATTTGGGGATTTGTGGAAAAGATATTCTCTTAGAGCAAAAAAAAGATTGCTATGAAGTTTTAGATTTAAAATTTGGTTTTTGTAAAATGGTGGTTGCGGGGCCTAAAGAGGCAAAGGACAGTTTTCTTACTAATAAAAGAGTTGCAACAAAGTTTCCCAATATTGCAGAAGAATTTTTCAGGCAAAAGGGAGAAAATGTAGAAATAATTAAGCTGAATGGTTCTGTGGAGCTTGCTCCTATTGTGGGGCTGTCAGAGGTAATTGTAGACATTGTAGAGACAGGCAATACTTTAAGAGAAAATGGTCTTATAGTCATTGAAGAAATTTTTCCTTCCAGTGCGAGATTGATAGTGAATAAAGCCAGTCTTAAAACTAAAAGCCAGAGAATAAAAGAGATAATTATAAAATTAAAAGAGGTTGTGGAAACTTTTAAGGAGGTTTAA
- the hisZ gene encoding ATP phosphoribosyltransferase regulatory subunit translates to MIYLPDGVQDFLPEEYRVKRKIEEKFREVFIKFGYQEIMPPTFEYNDNFSVLFDENNLYRFFDKKGNILALRPDVTTQIARIVSTKLKGSFPLKLCYVANVYRYDDPQVGKMREFTQAGIELIGTNHEESDAEIIAVAIEALKSIGIEDFKVDVGQVEFFKRVVEDLELQNEEINLLREFLQQKNQSAIEEFINDKGIRGKKAKFLSELPLLFGGEEVLKRAKELYDTPKLGETIDYLERVYRILKDFGMEEYISFDLGMVQNLNYYTGIIFRCFVKGIGYAICTGGRYDGLLGIFGEHIPATGFAISVERSMLALQKQKKDIIDKSWRVLIKYKENLRSNAYKKATLLRGEGKIVEMYSYEKAKHVDENSFDEIIDMEE, encoded by the coding sequence ATGATATATTTGCCTGATGGTGTACAAGATTTTTTGCCGGAAGAATATAGAGTTAAGCGCAAAATAGAAGAAAAGTTTAGAGAGGTTTTTATAAAATTTGGCTATCAAGAGATAATGCCTCCTACTTTTGAATATAACGATAATTTTTCTGTTTTGTTTGATGAAAACAATTTGTACAGATTTTTCGATAAAAAGGGAAATATATTAGCTTTAAGGCCAGATGTGACTACTCAAATAGCGAGAATTGTGTCTACAAAGTTAAAAGGTAGTTTCCCACTTAAGTTATGCTATGTCGCTAATGTCTATCGCTATGATGATCCCCAGGTAGGAAAAATGAGAGAGTTTACTCAGGCAGGGATTGAACTTATAGGTACAAACCATGAAGAATCTGATGCAGAGATAATAGCAGTTGCGATAGAGGCTTTAAAAAGTATTGGAATAGAGGACTTTAAAGTGGACGTGGGACAGGTGGAATTTTTTAAAAGAGTAGTGGAAGATTTAGAGCTACAAAATGAAGAAATAAACCTTTTAAGAGAGTTTTTGCAACAGAAAAATCAATCTGCGATAGAAGAATTCATAAATGATAAAGGAATTAGGGGCAAAAAAGCAAAGTTTTTAAGTGAACTTCCTCTTTTATTTGGTGGCGAAGAAGTGCTTAAAAGAGCAAAAGAGCTTTATGATACTCCTAAACTAGGTGAAACGATAGATTACCTTGAAAGAGTATATAGAATATTAAAAGATTTTGGTATGGAAGAGTATATAAGTTTTGACTTAGGAATGGTGCAAAATCTTAATTATTATACTGGTATCATATTCAGGTGTTTTGTTAAAGGGATTGGTTATGCTATATGTACCGGAGGAAGGTATGATGGTCTTTTAGGGATTTTTGGAGAGCACATTCCGGCGACAGGTTTTGCTATAAGTGTGGAAAGGTCAATGTTAGCACTTCAAAAACAGAAAAAAGATATTATTGATAAATCCTGGAGAGTTTTAATAAAATACAAGGAAAACTTAAGAAGTAATGCTTACAAGAAAGCCACTTTGTTAAGAGGTGAGGGAAAAATTGTAGAGATGTATAGCTATGAAAAAGCGAAGCATGTTGATGAAAATAGCTTTGACGAAATTATAGATATGGAGGAATAA
- a CDS encoding Uma2 family endonuclease, whose product MPLPKENKIYTYADYIAWPENERIELIDGQIYLMTSPSRTHQRILGQLFYQFFDYLKDKSCEVYMAPFDVRFPDGNEKDEENIKTVVQPDIVVVCDESKLDEKGCTGAPDLIIEIISPSTAQKDKLHKFNLYEKYGVKEYWIVEPENKILSVFILQDNERYGRPDIYTQDDKVKVSIFEDLVIDLKTVLI is encoded by the coding sequence ATGCCGTTGCCAAAAGAAAATAAAATATATACTTATGCAGATTATATAGCGTGGCCAGAAAATGAAAGAATAGAACTGATTGATGGCCAAATTTACTTGATGACTTCCCCTTCAAGAACTCATCAAAGGATCTTGGGACAGCTTTTCTACCAATTCTTTGATTATCTCAAAGATAAATCGTGTGAAGTATATATGGCACCTTTTGATGTAAGGTTTCCTGACGGAAATGAGAAGGACGAGGAAAATATAAAGACTGTAGTTCAGCCTGATATAGTTGTTGTGTGTGATGAATCCAAGCTTGATGAGAAGGGATGTACGGGAGCTCCTGATTTGATAATCGAAATTATTTCGCCTTCAACAGCACAGAAAGATAAACTCCACAAGTTTAACTTGTATGAAAAGTATGGTGTGAAAGAATATTGGATAGTAGAACCCGAAAACAAAATCCTAAGTGTGTTTATTTTACAGGATAATGAAAGATATGGACGACCCGACATATATACACAAGATGATAAAGTTAAAGTTTCTATTTTTGAAGATCTTGTGATTGATTTAAAAACAGTACTAATATGA
- a CDS encoding acetamidase/formamidase family protein — protein MEAKNIIYVDEFTNGILDPNEKMLGVVKDGGYIIANTAPGCWGPMLTPKLRGGHEVTKPVFVENAEVGDAIAIYIEDIHITSIATASGKEKVLEGRYVGDPFVAAKCPNCGTLYPETVIEGVGPDSIRCANCGADVVPFKFEHGYTMVFDEENEIGVTVDKETAEKIARNGREYMKIPYNSVQNPSVTLAPHDLVGVIARMRPFLGQLGTLPSKRMPDSHNAGDFGTFLVNAPHEYGITKEELELHRTDGHMDVNRVRKGAVVIAPVKVKGAGVYVGDMHAMQGDGEIAGHTTDVAGIVILKVKVIKNLNIEGPILLPNFEDLPYLARPLTEREIEKAKQLSLKWNVSRLEKSYPLSFIGTGENLNEAVENGLRRAANFLGIPLGEVLNRATITGAIEIGRLPGVATVTFLVPEEMLKKKGILDIVEKQYN, from the coding sequence ATGGAGGCTAAAAACATCATTTATGTAGATGAATTTACTAATGGAATTCTCGATCCAAATGAAAAAATGTTAGGAGTTGTAAAAGATGGAGGATACATTATAGCAAATACAGCGCCAGGATGTTGGGGGCCGATGCTTACTCCTAAATTAAGGGGTGGTCATGAGGTAACAAAACCAGTATTTGTAGAAAACGCAGAAGTGGGTGATGCAATAGCAATTTATATTGAAGATATTCACATAACATCTATTGCAACAGCGTCTGGGAAGGAGAAAGTCCTTGAAGGACGGTATGTAGGAGATCCTTTTGTTGCAGCTAAATGTCCTAATTGCGGAACACTTTATCCGGAGACTGTAATAGAAGGAGTTGGACCTGATTCTATTCGTTGTGCTAATTGTGGAGCAGATGTAGTACCTTTTAAGTTTGAACATGGCTATACTATGGTCTTTGATGAAGAAAACGAAATTGGAGTAACAGTTGATAAGGAAACTGCCGAGAAAATAGCACGAAATGGTAGAGAATACATGAAAATTCCTTATAATTCTGTGCAAAATCCATCTGTTACTCTTGCTCCTCATGACTTAGTGGGAGTAATAGCTCGTATGAGGCCTTTTTTAGGGCAATTAGGAACATTGCCTTCTAAAAGGATGCCTGATTCTCATAATGCAGGGGATTTTGGTACTTTTCTTGTTAATGCTCCTCATGAATATGGAATTACAAAAGAGGAACTAGAGTTACATCGAACGGATGGACACATGGATGTAAATCGTGTAAGAAAGGGAGCGGTTGTTATAGCACCAGTAAAAGTCAAAGGGGCTGGTGTTTATGTAGGAGATATGCATGCAATGCAGGGGGATGGAGAAATTGCAGGGCATACAACAGATGTAGCAGGAATAGTAATTTTGAAAGTTAAGGTTATTAAGAATTTAAACATTGAGGGACCTATTTTACTGCCTAATTTTGAAGATTTGCCTTATTTAGCACGACCCTTAACAGAAAGAGAAATTGAAAAAGCGAAGCAGCTTTCTTTGAAGTGGAATGTCAGTCGTTTAGAGAAATCTTATCCTCTTTCTTTCATTGGAACTGGTGAAAATTTAAATGAAGCTGTCGAAAATGGATTGCGAAGAGCAGCTAACTTTTTGGGGATTCCATTAGGGGAAGTTTTGAACAGAGCTACAATCACCGGTGCTATTGAAATAGGACGTTTGCCAGGAGTAGCGACTGTAACATTTTTAGTTCCGGAAGAAATGTTAAAGAAAAAAGGAATTTTAGATATAGTTGAAAAACAATACAATTAA
- a CDS encoding IS110 family RNA-guided transposase: MSSTLIVGIDISSELNAASFIDETGNRLVKKTFFFPNDLDGAQQFLNFTISLAQQYNISSIKFGMEATSHYAWHLHTFLASSPELAPFNPLFYVINLSIIKSFKGAYIHLPKTDSIDAAVIAECVRFGQVKPTPLPDLRYAALQKLTRMRYHIVRSLVREKNRALNLISFKFSTYPSECPFSNIFGKASLAIIENFTPDDIASMPLDDLIDFIVKNGNNRLSDPTQIAKTLKAAANRAYRLHHDLAEANDLALSMTLENIRFLESQLKKLDGEISRQLKAFSQTLTSIPGIGDVLAAGIIAEIGDIKRFNNEAAVAKYAGLIWNKYQSGNFNAQDTSLVKCGDQYLRYYLVEAANCVRVHTVRFKEYYNKKYREVPKHQHKRALVLTARRLIPLIFAMLSKGQIYQERGVASI, from the coding sequence ATGAGCTCTACACTTATCGTTGGCATTGATATTTCAAGTGAATTAAATGCTGCTTCTTTTATTGATGAGACCGGCAACCGCTTAGTGAAAAAAACTTTCTTCTTCCCTAATGATTTGGATGGCGCTCAGCAGTTTCTAAACTTTACTATCTCTCTTGCTCAACAATACAATATTTCATCTATCAAATTTGGCATGGAAGCTACTTCACACTATGCTTGGCATTTGCATACTTTCCTAGCTTCTTCTCCTGAACTTGCTCCCTTTAATCCTCTATTTTACGTCATCAATCTTTCTATTATTAAATCTTTTAAAGGCGCTTATATCCATCTTCCTAAAACAGACTCCATTGATGCAGCTGTTATTGCTGAATGTGTAAGATTTGGACAGGTCAAACCAACTCCTCTCCCAGACTTGAGATACGCTGCACTACAAAAACTCACTCGCATGCGTTATCATATTGTTCGTAGCCTGGTCCGTGAAAAAAATCGCGCCCTAAACCTTATTTCCTTCAAGTTCTCAACCTATCCCTCAGAGTGCCCTTTTAGTAATATATTCGGTAAGGCTTCCTTAGCTATTATTGAAAATTTTACACCTGATGATATTGCTTCCATGCCTCTTGATGACCTCATCGACTTTATTGTGAAAAACGGCAATAACAGACTCTCAGATCCTACTCAAATCGCCAAAACTTTAAAAGCTGCTGCTAACAGAGCTTACAGGCTTCATCATGATCTTGCTGAAGCAAACGACTTAGCTCTTTCTATGACACTCGAAAATATTCGCTTCCTCGAATCTCAACTTAAAAAGCTTGATGGCGAGATATCAAGACAGCTTAAAGCTTTTTCTCAAACTTTAACTAGTATCCCCGGTATTGGGGACGTCCTTGCTGCTGGTATCATCGCCGAAATTGGAGATATTAAAAGGTTTAATAATGAAGCTGCTGTTGCCAAGTATGCCGGCCTCATCTGGAATAAATATCAGTCTGGTAATTTCAATGCCCAGGATACTTCTTTAGTTAAGTGTGGTGATCAGTACCTGCGATACTATCTTGTTGAAGCCGCTAACTGTGTTAGGGTGCACACAGTGAGATTTAAAGAGTACTACAACAAGAAGTATCGCGAGGTACCTAAACACCAACATAAACGTGCCCTCGTCTTAACTGCTAGAAGATTAATCCCTCTGATCTTTGCAATGCTCAGCAAAGGTCAAATATATCAAGAAAGAGGTGTTGCTAGTATTTAA
- a CDS encoding nucleotidyltransferase domain-containing protein: MIEATELLKYSLEDELKRITNIIIEKCNPERIILFGSMANGTAKEWSDIDLVVIMDTDLRFADRTLYLMRLTHPRVGVDFLVYTPEEEELFKKNRDLFYTEEVLKKGVILYDRSS; the protein is encoded by the coding sequence ATGATAGAAGCCACTGAATTATTAAAGTATTCCTTAGAAGATGAGCTAAAGAGAATAACGAATATTATTATTGAAAAGTGCAATCCAGAGAGGATAATACTTTTCGGGTCAATGGCTAATGGTACTGCTAAGGAATGGAGCGATATTGACTTAGTCGTGATAATGGATACGGATTTAAGATTTGCTGATAGAACTTTATATTTAATGAGGCTTACCCATCCTAGAGTAGGAGTTGATTTTTTAGTATATACACCAGAAGAAGAAGAGTTGTTTAAGAAGAATAGAGACCTATTTTATACCGAAGAGGTACTCAAGAAGGGGGTCATATTGTATGACAGAAGTTCATAA
- a CDS encoding HEPN domain-containing protein yields MTEVHKYSQWLDYANDDLKAAKELLKTDLHNIVCFHSQQAVEKALKAYLVFNNINPPKVHNLITLLELCINLDKEFEILRDDMEFLDSYYIPTRYPSAPIGYLPGGKPNKDNATKAFEKAENSVKYIIKLVEDKKKE; encoded by the coding sequence ATGACAGAAGTTCATAAATATAGTCAGTGGTTAGATTATGCTAATGACGATTTGAAGGCAGCAAAAGAACTGTTAAAAACTGATTTGCATAATATTGTTTGTTTCCATTCGCAGCAAGCTGTAGAAAAAGCTTTAAAAGCCTATTTGGTTTTTAATAATATAAATCCTCCTAAAGTACACAATTTGATCACTTTGTTAGAATTGTGTATAAACTTGGACAAAGAATTTGAAATTTTGAGAGATGATATGGAATTTTTAGACTCCTATTATATTCCAACAAGATATCCAAGTGCTCCTATTGGCTATTTACCTGGTGGCAAACCTAATAAAGATAATGCTACCAAGGCATTTGAAAAAGCTGAAAATTCTGTGAAATATATAATTAAACTTGTAGAAGATAAGAAAAAAGAATAA